The genomic DNA CCAGGGCTTAGACAGGACTATTCACTGCCTTTCTttgtttgagaaattttttgctacttgcttttattttattttggagcTTAAATTAGCTTTTCATAGTTTTTTAGCTTTTGCATATCTCCCTTGTTTTTGCTGTTTAGTTTCTAGATAtaaatttttcaccaaaaaaaagttCCCAGATCTAAACAGAGTTGACTTCAGGATTTCATCTGCTGATCCGGTTGCTGTGAGAAATGCTCTGGAAATTGTTTCTGAGATAGCAGCAAGGGACCCTTATGCTGTTGCAATGGCCTTAGGTAATAACACAATCCTCATAATTATTTTCCCTTGAAATGGTGATTTATCACATtcttttgtaattaaaatgttCGAAACAAATTCTCTGTATTCTACTATCTTAAATCTAATACTGAAAGGGTATTCTTTTGCAGGAAAGCAAGTGCAGCCTGGAGGTATGTGTCCTGGATCTTCAGCATCTCTTTCTTCCCTCTTttccttttgtttgtttgaatatGTCTTTGAATGTGGGGTCTTCTTTATTCAGTAAAACCAATAGTTAAGGACTAAGAGCCAGTTTTGTGTTGATGAAATATATCAAAGCACCTATATAACTCAAGATCTGTCTTgtgattttttgtgtgtggAGAGGAACTCCCACATTACTTCAgatatttgaaaaaacatagaataaaaaaataccataaaatcaaaacatttgtTTACATACTCGATTCCTGAGTTTTTTTGCTCCAACTTATTGCCTTAATTGTAAGAAATTAAGCTTTATGGGTTTTGATTACTATATTTATGTTGTACAAAAATAGATGTTTAGtcataattttttgtgtatGTTGCAGGGGCTATACAAGATGTTCTCCATTTGCACGATGTTCTTGCTAGAGTTTCTCTAGCGAGGTTATGCTGTACAATATCGAGAGCTAGATCTTTAGATGGTTGGTGTGTTAAGTTCCttgttttatttaatgaaaattgATCCTTGAGAAGTTTGTGATGATTGAATTTCTGTTTTACATGCATGTACAGAGAGACCAGATATTAGATCCCAGTTCAATTCAGTGCTCTATCAACTTCTGTTGGATCCCAGTGAAAGAGTCTGTTTTGAGGCAATTTTGTGTGTACTTGGAAAATATGATAGCGCCGAGAGGTTTGATTTATATCATATAGCGAAGTCTTTATTATCTCCTATGTAACCTTAAAATCTTTGATTGGCTAGGTTATAATTCTGTAACATTTTTATCGTCTTTTCATTGGCTTGGTTGTAATCCTATCTTGTTTACATTTCAGGACCGAGGAGCGTGCTTCTGGGTGGTACCGTTTGACCAGGGAGATTCTCAAGTTACCAGATGCATCATCGAAGGAAAGTTCAAAAGATAAAGCACAGAAGATAAAACGACCACAACCTCTTATAAAACTTGTAATGAGAAGGTTTAGagactcattttttttattttctttccgtGTGCTTGTCTATTTTGTCTCCTTGAATTCTCAAGTCATCAAAATTTGAAGTAGAAATTACCTAGTATTTATGCACACTGCCTACTATTTGCTGCTTTCCAGGTTAGAGAGTTCTTTCCGTAGCTTTTCTAGACCCGTGCTTCATGCAGCAGCTAGAGTTGTACAGGAGATGGGAAAAAGTCGCGCCGCTGCTTTCGCTGTGGGCATACAGGATGTTGACGAAGGAGCACATGTCAATACATTTGCTGAGGCTGCAGATTTGAATGACTCGGATGAAAGTACACACCCTGAaagtaatgttattttatttgtttaatggTTCATGCTTAGAAGTGTTGACAAggtttttgtcttttttatccTCGTCAtcgtcataatcatcatcattgttaTGGATAATTACATATTGGTTCAGATGGTTACTGATGGGAtgaaccgcaagtgcacggttctaccggtgtagtaataaaagagtatcgttccgacagagagttgttcaattcaattaactttaattgatgattagaaAAGGTTTGAATGGgaaaagatttgatttttttacggttgaaaataataataaaagagagccttgggatcattggtccGTCATGATGACAaacccttcacaaaccaaactattaaacccagaaccttatgttagacagacctaacttctaaagacaagtttctcttatgttcctctagcaatcaagcctatttcgctgacttgattactattagattttggttcctctagcaaccaagcctatttcgctgacttgattactattagaatccttgaagttcgaaacttatatgtctcaaggattgcaaagactatttcgctgcctttgcaatccttgtctaaattcacttgttcgaatatcaaaactccactttcgtttgatgaattgatatttgagatgatgaattaacaattatcaaaccctccactttcgcttctacagtttgataatggttaattcatgttaaaacggtgaatttagattagaaattagggttacataaaattagggtttaaaacttggtttgattaggattatgtcattagacttattcAACAaccccaagacaagaagagtctactcacttatgttcatcgtagacatggagaagaagaagaaaaacataaagtaaaacaacaagaaagtaaaggaaaataaGTAAAGTAatgaaagacaattgtcacttattgaattccaagaataaaagatgaattgttatgatagctagctactctattcTTATTGtcgacttaaaacctaagcaactattcactagaatgttccGCAAGAAACCACGGGCTTTTTGGTCAAAACAGGCAAGATCatgaagcaaaagcagcaaaagaggcTCAGgggggtggcacggccgtgccaactgGTGGCACTGGCcatgccaagcttctgacttggggaaacatatttttgtcttcaaTCTTTCGTATTTTCAACCCGAATCAGCTcctaatcctctttcttttgctccaagactcaatccatcaagtattcattcctgaaatataataatatgcaattgaagtaaaatagctctaaaaggaaataatattaaaataaaataaacttaaatctagtTAAAACGAAAccaaatattatactaaaataactaattattgactcatcagtcACAAAGGTTCTTGAATATTAAATATCAttattagaaatataaaacCAATCTTCGGTGTTCACCAAACAGCTAAAGCTTTTACAAAAGTTGATCATTCACAGTTGTGATATTTTTCTATAGTTGTAAAGTGTGACGAACTGTTATTAAAGTTGAGAAAGGGTTTTCCCTTTGAGAGAATGAAAGAAATTCCGTTATTCATCGCTTTTCTGTCTTTTCTTTCCTTTGTTATCTATCTTTTTTACAGCGTTGTAGTTTCATAGGTCTAGTGTTTGATCAAACCAATCTCATCGGGAGGCATACTATGATTTATGCTGCGATTAAGTTAGTTATTTTTGCATGTTTGCAATTTGTAGTCTTACATAATGATAACTAAATAGGCTATCTCACCATGCATGCTGAACTATTATCTAATTAAAGAATTGATACCTTGATGTAGGTATCCGAAGAACTTCTTCAGTATCCAATGGAACTGCTGGTAGAGATACCATTGCGGGTATGTTGGCTTCATTAATGGAAGTGGTACGGACAACAGTTGCCTGTGAATGCGTTTATGTACGAGCAATGGTGATCAAGGCATTAATCTGGATGCAAGGCCCAATTGACTCATTTGATGAACTAGAATCTATTATTGCATCAGAACTCTCTGATCCAGCTTGGTCAGCAGCTCTTTTGAATGATGTACTACTCACTCTACATGCCCGTTTTAAGGTAACTGAACTATCTCTTATCACTGATATATCACTCTTAAGCACCCCAGGGTTGTTGAATAAACCATTACTTGAAGGAGTGGTGGATATAATCATATGATTAGGattaatgcatatttttttgctAAGAATATAGGTTAATTTGCTGAATGTCAAAAACCAACTGTTAGGATAGGACAGAAGGAAAACTGGTTAGGGACAGGTAGGCAGTTAGTCAGTAATGAAAATAGTTAGATAAATAGAGGGTTAACAGATGGATGTGGTTATTTGTACATTAGCTTGTGGGTGAAAGGAGGGAGATTTTACATGAAGGAAAACCCTTTACTTTTAGGGAGAATTCGATTCTTCATTTTAAGCTCAGTTTTCAGTAAcacctctattttttttattatttctatttttcttgctTTCAATTTCTTGGGCTCCTGAGAAATTGGTTTAGCTTTCTAGATCTCTCATTGAGGAAGAAATAACCAAGGGACCAGCTCTAGGGGGGATATAGCCACCTTCTTGGGGTTCCAGCTATTCTAAGATAAGAGTCTTGACTCTCCAGTTACACTAAGATCATGAAGAAGCATGGAAGGATTGAAGAGATAAAGTAAATGCTATGTAATGTGGAATTAAGTTCAATGAAGAGGAGACACATGGAGTTGCCTGGCTTTGGTAAAGACAGGACTTGCCTGGCTTTAATGGAAGGGACACATGGAGTTGGATGAAAAAACAAGAAGCAAAGACATAATTAAATTGGCCGATGGGAAGAAAAACAACAGGCAAGACCAAAATCAGATTAGCCATGGGAGGAGGTGCTGGAGAATGAAGAAACAAAACCAGAACCATATAAagtgataaaaacaaaagaagaccCATTGGTATATATGCTTGAGATTGAGGTTCGGGTAGAGGATATCCAGGTGAATGTTGATGGTGGAGAAGCTGAGTGCAAAAAGAATACTAAAGTAGTTGTAGCATATGAAAGTCATTGCAAGTGAGAGTCATGGTGTAAAGAGTGGAAAAAATAGGTAACAAGAAAGCAAAGTGTGGAGAAGAAAAGGAGGAAGCAAGTGACAATGTATGAATGATGCAAGTCTCAGGACAGTTCGGTCGACCTACCACCTCTGTCGGAGCTGCCGGACACCAGTCTACTTGCAACGGTTAGCGGGTTGTTTCAGAGTCGTCATGTACAGAGTTTCTGTGGGCATGCACAATAGGGATGTGTCTATCCGTGGCACTCTAACCAACCTGGCCCTGACTGCACCATAGTGGACACCTGTGAGGTGGGGGGATGGGGGCTCTGGGTTCATGTATGATTCATAGTAGTCAATAGCGCCGCTATAGCGGCCGCGCGGTGCGGTGCCGGAGCGGTACGCAACAAGCCATAACGTTGCGGTGTGAGATAGCAGCGCTATAGCGGCGCAACACTTCGTAGCGGTTTTGCGGTTTAGAACCGCAATTtcattttaagagaaaatacaaaattgtccttggtttaaaaaaaaaacaagggtaTTTCTGTAAATCTTCCTCTGCTTTTCTGCTGTTCTGTAAAACTTATTCACCTCTGCTGTAAATCTTTCTCTACTTTGTTGTGTTTGCTTTGTTATcctgttattttttgttgtttaacaATCTCAAAACTCTGTTGTCCTGTTACTTTTTTGTTCtagttttctttgttattattgattcCAAACTCCATTATTCTCTCTCTGTTTGTAGTTTGTACAAACAATCCTCTGTTTTGTTCATATAAAACTCTATTATGCTCTCTTTGTTTCCTTatttttgctgtttttgtttttatgaaatagCGGTCATAGCGCTATCCCGCTATAGCATTTTTGGGGTCGGCTGCTACGCGCCGCTATCCGCTATTAACTACTATGATTGAACAAGAGGGAATTATCAGATTAATACCTGGAGAACAAGGATTAAACTGAGGGGTGATGACCTGATGGTATTGTTAGGATAAGAGAGAAGGAAAATTTGCCagagacaatttttttagtgttagtAAGAGGAGACTGGATGGTTAAGTAAATAAGGGATGGAAAGGAAGGGATCATTCCGTATATTTGTTAGATTGCGAGTGAAAGGAGAGATCCTTTGTGAAGGTGAAACCCTTGGCCAGAATTCTATTCCTAATTAGTTttcaataatttatattttgacttTTCTATCTTCCTTTCATTTCAACTTGTCTGGGTTCCAAACACCAACTCTCCTAAAAGCTTAAGTTATGAGGTGAAAGGCTAACAAGAGCCCTTTAGAGTTGAAGCATGGATACATTTTGCTGTGATTTAACTTAATTTAGAAGAATGGGGTAGTAAGGGTCAAATTTTTATGCAGGCTCCAATGGCACTTCAAGAACTCTTTTAACTTAGTTTAAACTATTAAGTGAcatcttatgaatgattttataaTACCCGGCACTTGTCTTTTCTTTTAACTCTTAATCAGTGCTAGCGTAAAGACGGGCACGTTACTAATGTGCCCGTCTTTCTGCTTTTCTATTGCGCATAATTGTATGTTTATGTTATCACatcttattataatttttttggaatatccCACAGTTAAATGAAGATTTAACTTCTATTGTTCCTATTGTAATGGAATTGTTCCTATTATAAAGAGATTTAgctaattttttcaaataaagatttaaataatattataaaaaagaagataaaattgtaatttcaaTAGTCTTTTGTTGCTGTTGATGGGTTTTTATGGTATTGACAGGGGGCTTGTATGTTTCTGCTTAGCGTTTTTGTTTCGTTTTCAGTGCTGTTCGGCTTTGGCAAGTTGTTTGTGTCCTTATTGTGCCTTTTTTGTAACTTTTTCAGCTCACTATTCACAGGCTGTGATGGTGTGGTTTATTAATAAACTtttgctgattcaaaaaaaaaaaaagtttaaatgaagggtataattggaagaaAAGTACTATTCTTAAATCATGTATCCCTTTTATACTATCTCCATCACTAAATATTGGATCCTCTTGAGCTTTTTGCTTGTCACTTTTTATATGACCCCCTTTAAATTTTCAActgtattaattttttgtttaccaAAATAGTCTTTAATCATGTTACATCTTTTTTGTAATATGCAAGGTAATTAAAACCGGACAGGACTGGCCGGTTCAACCGGACCTATGTCCGGTCTGGAATGGTATAAAAACCGCTCTGCCATAAAACCGGAAAACAAACTGGTGAACAACCGGTGAAACCGGAAAAACCGCCGGTTCAGGAGGTTTGATGGGTTGGACCACAGTTGATCTTTtcttcaacaataaaaaaaagacaagaacGATGGCCTTGGTTCAATTTcctcttctttcttcctttcttcatAAAGGCAGCACATGGAGAAACCCTCATTCAAAGTATTCAAGTAGGAcgcgaagaagatgaaaagaGAATTGGACCCTATGATTCCTTTCAAGAAGCAAAAATTCAGATTTAAGAAAAGTTAAAAAACTGTAAttgaaaaatagaagaaaaaatgaaggtttgacgagtttgaccgagttaacactGGGTAAACTCCTGTAAACTCTACCGAGTTTTACGAgtatacatttaaaaaaaaataaaaaaaattggccctttttttggcccatttttttcaaaacccaaTTCCTTTTCAACAAGCCTAAAGATTGAAACGTTTACTAAATAGTTACCTTTACAGTAACACGTTGTTCCTGAAATAAAAcgttcctttttctttcttccctgAGTTTTCAAACCATGAACATGAGAGCACATACCAGTTATGGTTGCATTCCAACGGTGGAAATTCAGATTTCGACGCCGGTGATTGCGACGCCAGTTAGGGTTGCGGTGGTGGTGTTAGTTgaccttttgaagaaattaaccagtttattttttagatagttttattaacaactttagGAAATTGTGAAACTTCCTTTTTTTTGGATGGTTTATGGATGACTTAAACTTAGAGACTtatgaaacttatgattttgggcgttaatttttgtattttgatgttaagtTGAACATAATGTTTTATTATGGTAGTTTGGTATAATTTTCCCTTGTAATTAAGTTATATTTTGCATTATTGACCTATTTACAATAATATATTAGCTTACATGTGTCttgcatataataaatttaatataattttaattttaggtaaactcgtacgagttctcgagtcgagtttacctaagcaaaacgagttgaggtaaactctcaAGTTGCAAAACCTTGCATATaagtaacttttttattttttttattttggttaataTATTACCaaacttgattttatttttcaataaaaaaaacattatttatttattccaatGTTacctaatttttatatataaatgaatTATTCCAACGGTTCGACCCCGGTTGAACCTTTAAACCTCGAACCCATGCCTTTACCGGTTTGATGTTCGGTCCGGTTCTGATTACCTTGGCACTAAATACTGTGATAAAAACATTAACTAATTTTCTCTCCTAAAGGGTAAACTTGTAAAATAATATCAACTGCTAACAAATTTAATACCAAAACAAACTTtgttaattcccgtgatttacTCAACGGGCTCCTATCAAGGACTGCTTGACCCCGCCTCCGACACATCTCTACTAATGTTATATATACCatagtattattttaatatgatgtGTACTTATATAGATactaatatattatttgtaCACTTTTATATTATATCAGTCTTTTTTATGGGTATATATTAAAGTCATATCAtagtattattaattattttattttgttgtctaatctttttttgtgattttaatttaattttatatgatatttattattaaaaaaaattcagcccCCTGTTCGCTACATTATTGGATCCGCCCTTGattcttatatttagggactgAGGAAGtattatagtatattttttCTGGTTAAGTTATCATCTGTCAAAAAATGTTCAAACATTATTTGTCCGGTCTCTGAACTAGGATGAAAATTATCTGTGCTTTAATTGAGAGGCATGATCTTCAACCTATGCGACATAACTTTGTCATATTATTAGCCTTGTAAGTTTGTACAACTTCATGCAAGCAATGTGCATGTGTACTTTTGTATTCATGAAGCAATGTGCATGAGTACTTTTGTATCCATGGATAATGGAATACataaaatttagaaacaaatGAACAAAATGGATATCataaaatttagaaacaaatGAACAAAATGGATTGCATAAAATTTCCCTAACATTACTTTCAATTTGTCTTTGAAGGCTTCTCCAGATATGGCTGTTACTCTTCTTGAAATTGCCAGAATATTTGCAACTAAAGTTCCAGGAAAGGTTGATGCTGATGTGCTACAACTACTTTGGAAagtatgtttgtttatgttttactATGACAATTTTTTGAACTTGTTATTTGTTTGATATGCATCTGTTTTTAATGGAATGGTGAAATGATGATAAAATAGATACATACACATACAACTGCATTCATACACACAGATACTATGTTCGTATAATAATCAGTGTCAGTAATGAATTCGACTTGAATGGATGATTTACTAAATGATGAATCTGTTTTCAGACTTGTCTTGTTGGAGCTGGTCCTGATGGGAAACATAAAGCTTTAGAAGCAGTCACAATTGTCCTTGATCTACCACCTCCACAACCAGGATCTATGCTTGGTCTGACTTCTGTTGACAAAGTGTCTGCATCTGATCCAAAGTCAGCTCTTGCATTACAAAGACTAGTCCAAGCTGCTGTAAGCATTATTATTTATACAGAAGACCTTGTTCAGCTTCTGCAACCcaatcattaatttattttcttactgACTACTTATGCTTTTAGGTTTGGTTTCTTGGAGAGAATGCAAATTATGCTGCTTCCGAATATGCTTGGGAATCTGCTACCCCTCCTGGTACTGCGTTGATGATGTTAGACGCTGACAAAATGGTAGCTGCTGCTAGTTCCCGTAATCCTACTCTTGCTGGTGCCTTGACCAGGCTTCAGAGGTGTGCATTCATTGGAAGCTGGGAGGTATAACTCATCTGAGTCATTTTCCTTATTTACAACCTTACTACCCTTATCTCAAAGTTTGAAGTGATTTGTTAAGTGGTATTACTCTATATTTTTATGAACGTTGAtacatattataattatagtcCAATGTTAGTTGGCCTCCCCATAGTTTTAGTCAGATTCAACCACTGGGTATTTGTGCATATTTTTACTGGACAGTTGTTTGTTCTTGCTGTTTATTATTATCTATTGAATGGACTTGCAGATTAGAATCATTGCTGCTCAGGCTCTTACAACAATGGCAATTAGATCTGGTGAACCTTTCAGGTTACAGATTTACGAGTTTCTGCACACTTTGGCACAAGGTGGTCTGCAGTCACAGCTCTCTGATGTGCATCTTAGCAATGGGGAAGATCAAGGAGCAAGTGGTACAGGCCTGGGAGTTTTATTAAGTCCTATGATAAAGGTTCTGGATGAGATGTATAAAGCACAGGATGATTTGATCAAGTGAGAGCCGTATCCTAATTTCATGCTTGATCCAAATTTGATGTCCTGATTACTGATGTTCGTGAGCTTTTGCTTATGATTAGGGAAGTACGTAATCACGACAATGCTAAGAAAGAGTGGACTGATGATGAATTGAAGAAATTATATGAAACCCATGAAAGGCTGCTAGACCTTGTCTCATTGTTTTGTTATGTTCCAAGAGCAAAGTATCTACCATTGGGTCCAATAAGGTACTGAATTATTAAAgtgcattttttatttggattaaTCATTCAAATGTATCTAATGGAGTGCATCGGAAGTGAGGATAACTTTTCAAAATGGAGTGGTTTGAAAGTGGGACAGCTTTTCAAAACGGGCCAAGAACTTTGTTTAGATTTTTGAGTGTTATCATTTTTTGCAGTTCTGGCTTAAGATCTTTATTTACACTGTTTGCTTGTGCTGATTATGGGAGGGGATTGAGCAAGGATGGATAACTCTTTTTTCTAGATCCATCCACCGTTTGGAACAACTTCAAGATTGAAAGGATTGATAATTTTTAGTGGGTCCCACGTCCTTTTTTCAACCCTCTCAAGTGTGGAAGGAAAGTCACAAAAAGACAAATAATGGTGCTGAAAAGACGATTGtccatgttttaaaaaatattttagttatATGCATTAAATAAATACAGATATTTGTGTCATATAAGCCACATTCTTCTCCATCACCTTCCTTCCACTTTCACTCCtaccaaacaactaaaaaacCGTTCTACTTTTTACTCTGATTCCTTTAACTTTCATTCCTTTCAATTTCTATTCCAATCCAAACAATGCATTAGAGCTCTATATCCGCAAGTTTATTATGCATTTGTAGAAATTAAACCCTTTAAGAGCATCCCCAATGGAGGGAGCTTAACCAATAACCCTTGGTAATGGTATCAAAAAATGATAGGAGCGGGAATTTGAAAGCAAAACAAAATAGTTGGGTATGTtacaatttaaaagaaaatctgACACGCAGCAGTATAAAAAGCAGGGAAGAGTGTCAATATACTAAAAGAAGACTTACAATCACTTTGTTTgtttggttagttttgagtgtGATTTCAGTTCGGAGAAACTTCTTTTGATTAGTGGGAAATTCGGGTAAGAGTTATGGTGATAGGCAATTTAGTGTTAGGATCcaccttctttttattttattcttgacTTAGTTCGTAAGTTGACAACTGGGGTTTGTTGGTAACAATCTGTTAGCAGAAGTAGAAAGGAGTAATCaacttcatttaaaaaatataattttttgtccaGAAAAAggctatatttattttaagtttcaATTTATTGAATGATTTCAAAATCTACTATCCTTACTAGAATTATTTGTTGCTTTATTTCTGATAGTGTTTCTATCATCTTGAGTACATCTTTtgctcgttttttttttttgtatcccTAGTACAttctttctatttatatatatataatacatattatctttgccattaaaaaaaattagttgaattAGGGGGGAAACATGTTTTTTTACACGTTTGGTTTTTCGGAGTGAACATAAACCAAAATTCTCCTTTCTGCACTGTAGTATATAGATGACAAATCTCTACAGCTATCATCCATAATTTAATCATGATGTTTTGGTTAAACCATGAAACATATATGGTTTTCCCCTGAAATTTTTTACAGTGCCAAGCTCATTGACATCTACCGTACACGCCACAATATTAGTGCATCAACTGGTTTGAGCGATCCAGCTGTTGCCACTGGTATATCTGATCTCATCTATGAATCATCCAAAACACCAGCTGCTGCTGAGCCTGATGCCCTTGATGATGACCTCGTAAATGCTTGGGCAGCAAACCTTGGTGATGATACACCCGCAATGAATAGGGTAtgaatttgttaatttattgattttatgtcTTTTTATTTCCTTCTTTTCAATCTGATAAGATAATTCATTTTATTGTACTTACTAAATGTATATTTCTTTCTATATATTTCTAGAGAATTACAGTCCATCTCTCCAACACATGCACATACACATGCATGCAAAAATAGATGCTAATATTCCTTGTTATTTGAAGTTTAATTGACTCTAATTGAAAACACTCTTTTATTTTGGCATTAGGTAAACGAATTTCTGGCGGGTGCAGGAGCTGATGCCCCAGACGTTGATGAGGAGAATATAATCTCTAGGCCTTCTATTAGCTATGATGATATGTGGGCAAAAACACTTCTAGAAACTACAGAACTAGAGGTAAAGATTAAGCCAGATCCTTTTAAGATGCTTTGGGTCTTGAAATTTATTTACAGGGCGTGTATTACTAAAATCCACTCCTTGCAATAACAGGAAGATGATG from Medicago truncatula cultivar Jemalong A17 chromosome 8, MtrunA17r5.0-ANR, whole genome shotgun sequence includes the following:
- the LOC25502250 gene encoding uncharacterized protein isoform X2, with product MQDSSGTTLMDLITADPTPLPASSSSSTAAPTPSATPSTSQSSTLGKPATEKRSKRSALMQIQNDTISAAKAAVRTNILPQKQKKKPVSYSQLARSIHELAATSDQRSSQRQLVQHVFPKLAVYNSVDPSLAPSLLMLNQQCEDKSVLRYVYYYLARILSDTGSQGLSSGGGIPTPNWDALADIDAVGGVTRADVVPRIIKQLSEEATNADVEFHARRLQSLKALTYAPSTDSEVLSRLYEIVFGILEKVGDPSQKRKKGILGGKGADKESIIRSNLQYATLSALRRLPLDPGNPAFLHYAVLGISSADPVAVRNALEIVSEIAARDPYAVAMALGKQVQPGGAIQDVLHLHDVLARVSLARLCCTISRARSLDERPDIRSQFNSVLYQLLLDPSERVCFEAILCVLGKYDSAERTEERASGWYRLTREILKLPDASSKESSKDKAQKIKRPQPLIKLVMRRLESSFRSFSRPVLHAAARVVQEMGKSRAAAFAVGIQDVDEGAHVNTFAEAADLNDSDESTHPESIRRTSSVSNGTAGRDTIAGMLASLMEVVRTTVACECVYVRAMVIKALIWMQGPIDSFDELESIIASELSDPAWSAALLNDVLLTLHARFKASPDMAVTLLEIARIFATKVPGKVDADVLQLLWKTCLVGAGPDGKHKALEAVTIVLDLPPPQPGSMLGLTSVDKVSASDPKSALALQRLVQAAVWFLGENANYAASEYAWESATPPGTALMMLDADKMVAAASSRNPTLAGALTRLQRCAFIGSWEIRIIAAQALTTMAIRSGEPFRLQIYEFLHTLAQGGLQSQLSDVHLSNGEDQGASGTGLGVLLSPMIKVLDEMYKAQDDLIKEVRNHDNAKKEWTDDELKKLYETHERLLDLVSLFCYVPRAKYLPLGPISAKLIDIYRTRHNISASTGLSDPAVATGISDLIYESSKTPAAAEPDALDDDLVNAWAANLGDDTPAMNRVNEFLAGAGADAPDVDEENIISRPSISYDDMWAKTLLETTELEEDDAKSLGSSSPDSTGSVETSISSHFGGMSYPSLFSSRPNSYGASQNTDKAGRGSGPSIYEGLGSPIREEPPPYSPGMQRNESFENPLAGTGSRSFESQEDERISSGNPQFGSALYDFTAGGDDELSLTAGEEVEIEYEVDGWFYVKKKRPGRDGKMAGLVPVLYVNQS